A region of Scytonema millei VB511283 DNA encodes the following proteins:
- the tnpA gene encoding IS200/IS605 family transposase yields MSEYIHKSHNVTVLLYHLVFPAKYRRAVFDEQVDAVLREVCLEIEKRYEIKFVEIGVDKDHVHFLVQSVPTYSVTKLVTMLKSLTAREVFKRCPQVKQQLWGGEFWSDGYFASTVGKHGDEGMIARYVKKQGNDYLKLHRDEQLSLF; encoded by the coding sequence ATGAGCGAATATATTCATAAAAGTCATAACGTTACGGTGTTGCTTTACCATTTGGTGTTTCCCGCAAAGTATAGACGAGCTGTGTTCGACGAACAGGTAGATGCAGTTTTGAGGGAGGTGTGTTTAGAGATTGAGAAACGCTATGAAATCAAGTTTGTCGAAATTGGTGTGGACAAAGACCATGTGCATTTCTTAGTACAGTCAGTGCCAACTTATAGTGTGACCAAGCTGGTAACAATGCTCAAAAGTCTCACAGCCAGAGAAGTATTTAAACGCTGTCCGCAAGTGAAACAACAGCTGTGGGGCGGCGAGTTTTGGAGTGATGGGTATTTTGCGAGTACAGTTGGAAAACATGGTGATGAAGGGATGATTGCCAGGTATGTGAAAAAACAGGGGAATGACTATCTCAAATTGCATCGAGATGAGCAATTATCTCTCTTTTGA
- a CDS encoding efflux RND transporter periplasmic adaptor subunit, which produces MPTSDSQVSVSNREELPTPPPSPRSQKRWWLLLMLLVGAGGVGLGRGLTPASQATAPAAAKPQPPRPIETIALTSGTATRSTSMLGQVEASESATVRTRTSGVVQQVLVQPGDRITPGMVVAILDDTDQRLAVAEARARLAQARSELARLEVGTRQEIIAQRQAEVRAAQAREQEAQDNSERTRSLVNTGALSRRELVEAESRTNAVRGERMQAQAELAEATAGPTREEIDAQRANVAAAESALNQAELAVQRTRIRAVSSGVIQTRQVSSGDLVESGDEIATKVNGSQLDVFLEVPESLSGSVRAGMPVELTARALPNWRDRATLTGIVPSADTASRRQRVRVRLSNPPANLLPGMAVQAQLQLPSNTPSFVVPRDTLTRRENRWLVFTIADGKARQLEVELVADMGEKMAIANPQLRQGQAIVVRGGDGMNYPAASGRGIRIKREIIAHLDAI; this is translated from the coding sequence GTGCCAACCTCTGATTCCCAAGTTTCCGTTTCAAACCGAGAAGAGTTGCCGACTCCGCCGCCGTCACCCCGCTCTCAGAAACGGTGGTGGCTGCTACTCATGCTCCTAGTCGGAGCTGGAGGAGTTGGACTGGGGCGAGGATTAACTCCCGCCAGCCAAGCCACTGCACCAGCGGCAGCAAAACCGCAACCACCTCGTCCCATAGAGACGATCGCCTTAACTTCAGGTACGGCAACTCGAAGCACCAGTATGTTAGGGCAAGTCGAGGCAAGCGAGAGCGCTACCGTCCGCACCAGAACATCGGGAGTCGTGCAACAAGTGTTAGTCCAACCAGGCGATCGCATCACCCCTGGTATGGTTGTAGCCATCCTTGACGATACAGATCAGCGTTTAGCCGTAGCCGAAGCGAGAGCGAGACTGGCTCAAGCTCGGAGCGAATTGGCACGCTTAGAAGTCGGTACGCGGCAGGAAATTATCGCCCAAAGGCAAGCCGAAGTCCGAGCAGCTCAAGCGCGAGAGCAAGAAGCTCAAGACAATTCAGAACGAACCAGAAGTCTAGTTAATACTGGCGCACTCTCGCGCCGGGAATTAGTCGAAGCAGAATCGCGGACGAATGCTGTCAGAGGGGAACGAATGCAAGCTCAAGCAGAACTAGCGGAAGCCACCGCCGGTCCTACTCGCGAAGAAATTGACGCGCAACGAGCTAATGTAGCCGCCGCCGAATCTGCATTAAACCAAGCAGAATTAGCCGTGCAACGCACGCGCATCAGAGCAGTATCGAGCGGTGTCATCCAAACACGGCAAGTCAGCAGTGGCGATTTAGTAGAAAGCGGTGACGAGATTGCCACTAAGGTTAATGGTAGTCAGTTAGACGTATTTCTAGAAGTGCCAGAATCACTCAGCGGCAGCGTCAGAGCGGGTATGCCCGTCGAGTTAACTGCGAGAGCGCTACCCAACTGGCGCGATCGCGCGACTTTAACGGGCATCGTACCATCTGCCGACACGGCTTCTCGACGGCAGCGAGTGCGGGTGAGACTATCAAATCCCCCTGCTAACCTCTTGCCAGGAATGGCAGTACAGGCGCAGTTACAGTTACCTAGCAATACTCCTAGTTTTGTCGTTCCCCGCGATACATTGACTCGGCGCGAAAATCGCTGGCTAGTATTTACCATTGCTGACGGGAAAGCCAGACAACTAGAAGTCGAACTCGTGGCAGACATGGGCGAAAAAATGGCGATCGCCAACCCGCAACTGAGACAAGGACAAGCGATCGTTGTACGGGGTGGGGATGGAATGAACTACCCCGCCGCAAGCGGACGGGGTATCAGAATCAAAAGAGAGATAATTGCTCATCTCGATGCAATTTGA
- a CDS encoding four helix bundle protein — protein sequence MNVENFENLQVYQLSEKLANEVWHVVTGWDWFAKDTIGKQIVRSADSIGANIAEGNGRYNLQDNQRFVKIARGSLNETRHWLRLAYRRNLLTSEQVSKLTPIVKDLSPKLNACLNSFNRQSKR from the coding sequence ATTAATGTGGAAAATTTTGAGAATTTGCAGGTTTATCAGTTGTCAGAAAAGTTGGCGAATGAAGTGTGGCATGTTGTAACTGGATGGGATTGGTTTGCTAAAGATACGATTGGTAAGCAAATTGTCCGTTCGGCTGATAGTATTGGCGCAAATATTGCTGAGGGAAATGGTCGCTATAATTTGCAGGACAATCAGCGTTTTGTCAAAATCGCCAGGGGATCTTTAAATGAAACAAGACATTGGTTGAGATTGGCATATAGAAGAAATTTGCTGACTTCCGAACAGGTAAGTAAACTTACACCGATAGTGAAAGACTTATCTCCAAAACTAAACGCCTGTCTCAACTCCTTCAATAGACAATCGAAACGCTAA